In Mytilus edulis chromosome 6, xbMytEdul2.2, whole genome shotgun sequence, the following proteins share a genomic window:
- the LOC139526393 gene encoding uncharacterized protein — protein MISRAESSVFWPGITPAITAQRAGCNHCNRIAPSNPSAPPTPLMSPDYPFQCVCSDFFQYKGICYLVIVDRYSNWPIVERSSNGAAGLITCLRRTFVTFGIPDELASDGGPEFTSTATKQFLRDWGVHHRLSSVSFPHSNCRAEVGVKTVKRMIADNTGPKGDLDTDAFQRAMLQYRNTPDRDTKLSPAMCVFGHPIRDFIPIPPGRYSPHNTWRETLDAREEALRNRHIKQGERLSEHTKRLPQLATGDCVRIQNQIGHYPLKWDKTGIIIEVRQFDQYAVKVHGSGRVTLRNRKFLRKYVPVKGIKTTKTIQDDLCYKNVPVPSSFDTKQVLQPTSDTLMETPKDPKDSTRERHYPLGQATSDSKDSSTPEFTYSQDLPSEQKLHILETPKTGLSSSKSPRVENTHPERRRLEFTETPFENQGTQPTTNTPPLIITPTELNPQRKSSRASRPPAWHSDYSMD, from the coding sequence ATGATTTCTAGAGCAGAGTCATCAGTTTTTTGGCCAGGTATTACCCCTGCCATTACAGCACAAAGAGCCGGATGCAACCATTGTAATCGGATAGCACCTTCTAACCCGAGTGCTCCACCTACACCTCTGATGTCACCAGACTACCCGTTTCAATGCGTTTGTTctgatttttttcaatacaaagGGATTTGTTACCTTGTCATAGTTGACCGATACTCAAACTGGCCAATTGTTGAAAGATCATCAAATGGAGCAGCCGGACTCATAACCTGTCTTCGACGCACATTTGTCACTTTTGGAATTCCTGACGAACTAGCATCTGACGGTGGTCCTGAATTTACCTCTACTGCTACAAAACAGTTTCTTCGTGACTGGGGTGTACACCATCGCCTATCGTCAGTATCTTTCCCTCATAGCAATTGCAGGGCGGAAGTTGGAGTAAAAACTGTTAAACGCATGATTGCTGATAACACTGGTCCTAAAGGTGATCTCGACACGGATGCATTCCAACGGGCCATGCTTCAGTACAGAAATACACCTGACAGAGACACAAAACTTTCCCCTGCAATGTGCGTCTTTGGTCATCCAATTAGGGATTTCATTCCGATTCCACCAGGAAGATATTCTCCTCACAATACTTGGAGGGAAACGTTAGATGCCCGTGAAGAAGCTTTAAGAAACCGCCACATCAAACAGGGCGAACGCTTATCAGAACATACAAAAAGATTACCCCAACTTGCAACTGGCGATTGTGTGCGTATTCAGAACCAAATAGGGCATTACCCACTCAAATGGGACAAAACTGGCATCATCATTGAAGTCCGCCAATTTGATCAATATGCTGTAAAGGTTCATGGCTCTGGAAGAGTAACTTTACGCAACAGGAAGTTTCTCAGGAAGTACGTTCCTGTCAAGGGCATCAAAACAACAAAGACTATACAAGATGACCTTTGTTATAAGAATGTACCTGTCCCGTCATCATTCGACACCAAACAAGTACTTCAACCGACATCTGATACATTAATGGAAACCCCCAAAGACCCCAAAGATTCTACTCGTGAGAGGCATTATCCACTTGGTCAGGCAACTTCAGACTCCAAGGACAGCTCTACACCAGAATTCACCTATTCACAAGATTTGCCTAGCGAGCAAAAACTTCACATTCTGGAAACGCCCAAGACAGGACTTTCTTCATCCAAAAGTCCTAGAGTTGAAAACACACATCCTGAGCGCCGTCGTTTGGAATTCACAGAAACGCCATTTGAGAACCAAGGAACACAGCCGACCACCAACACTCCTCCGTTGATTATTACTCCGACAGAACTTAATCCACAACGTAAATCTAGTCGTGCTAGTAGACCACCTGCCTGGCATTCAGATTATAGTATGGATTAA
- the LOC139526392 gene encoding uncharacterized protein yields the protein MPAVQCPIPGCDYVTDDLDAAIVAVLITVHSTTHAPGPVTAANVEKVKRPVISTAGTSEEWAYFESRWSDYVEATKIAGRDKVVQLLECCDEQLRKDLTRSAGGSLTNKPVQEVLAAIKKLAVREENTMVARVTLHNMRQDRDEPVRSFCARLRGQAGVCKFFIQCPTCNTDVNYTDTIIRDVLARGISDPEIQLDLLGDKNQDMTLEEVTQFVEAKDSGKRSASRLLDSQTVQAASSSYKKAKQTAVRDKNEVCTYCGKKGHGKSAPARLRKSDCPAYGHKCGYCNREHHFEKVCRSKEKSKTGTATHNTDDCEGAVFDSLCSISSDSYKINGRTLAIDHHLYDNLSDTWISKASQPQPFVNLVLRILPEDYEAFGFNMTKRTNTVAISAMADTGCQSCLNGIKVIHRLGINQTELIPVNMKMHAANNKGITILGATTLRISDRDDQGRHVETRQMTYVTDNSDKLFISREACIALRMISDSFPTIGEIDDTQQTLGTENSHNITNNIGSVNSLDTTCNCPQRKLPAPMPRNVPYPATEDNLEKIKQFLMDYYKSSTFNTCDHQPLPLMDGPPMRLMVDPEAEPVAHHTPVPVPIHWKEEVKAGLDQDVRLGVLEPVPVGEPVTWCHRMVVCAKKNGKPRRTVDFQPLNVHATRETHHTPSPFHQARSVPNGKRKTVFDAWNGYHSVPIPEEDRHLTTFITPWGRYRYKTAPQGYIASGDAYTRRYDEIVADISNKTKCVDDVLLWADSIEESFFSSCTMARYLWSSWHHS from the coding sequence ATGCCTGCAGTACAGTGTCCAATACCTGGATGTGATTATGTCACTGACGATCTTGATGCAGCAATCGTAGCTGTACTCATCACTGTTCATAGTACAACACACGCTCCGGGACCAGTCACAGCAGCGAACGTAGAAAAAGTGAAAAGACCGGTTATTTCAACAGCTGGAACTAGTGAGGAATGGGCATATTTTGAATCACGGTGGTCCGATTATGTTGAAGCAACGAAAATTGCCGGCCGTGACAAGGTAGTTCAGCTTCTAGAATGCTGCGATGAGCAGCTACGCAAGGACCTGACACGATCAGCAGGGGGTAGTCTAACAAACAAACCTGTGCAAGAAGTGTTAGCCGCAATCAAGAAACTTGCTGTTCGGGAAGAGAATACGATGGTGGCCAGAGTCACACTTCATAATATGCGCCAAGACCGTGACGAACCAGTGCGTAGCTTTTGCGCACGTTTGCGAGGACAAGCTGGTGTCTGCAAATTCTTCATACAGTGCCCTACATGTAACACAGATGTGAACTATACAGACACCATTATTCGCGACGTCCTTGCACGAGGCATTTCCGATCCAGAAATTCAACTAGATCTCCTCGGTGACAAAAACCAAGACATGACCCTTGAAGAAGTCACTCAATTCGTTGAAGCAAAAGATTCAGGGAAACGTTCTGCATCTAGATTACTTGATTCTCAAACAGTTCAAGCAGCTAGCAGCTCTTATAAAAAGGCAAAACAGACAGCCGTGAGGGACAAAAATGAAGTTTGTACATATTGTGGCAAAAAGGGACACGGCAAAAGTGCACCAGCTCGTCTCCGTAAATCAGATTGCCCTGCATATGGCCATAAGTGTGGATACTGCAACCGTGAACACCACTTTGAAAAGGTTTGTAGGAGCAAGGAAAAATCAAAAACTGGTACAGCTACGCATAATACAGACGATTGTGAAGGTGCTGTTTTTGATTCACTGTGTAGCATATCCAGCgattcatataaaataaatggTAGAACGCTAGCCATAGACCATCATCTTTATGATAATCTGTCAGATACCTGGATCAGCAAGGCATCGCAACCACAACCCTTCGTCAACCTTGTTTTAAGAATATTACCGGAAGATTATGAAGCATTTGGTTTCAACATGACAAAAAGAACAAACACTGTTGCAATTTCTGCCATGGCGGATACAGGATGCCAGAGCTGCCTTAACGGTATCAAGGTCATCCATCGACTAGGAATAAATCAGACTGAATTAATCCCTGTCAATATGAAAATGCATGCTGCCAACAACAAAGGTATCACGATCCTTGGTGCAACCACACTCCGCATTTCAGATAGAGATGATCAAGGCAGACATGTCGAAACGAGGCAAATGACGTATgttactgacaactctgataaacTATTTATCAGCAGAGAAGCTTGCATTGCTCTTCGAATGATCTCCGACAGCTTTCCAACAATTGGTGAAATTGACGATACGCAACAAACTCTCGGTACTGAGAACTCTCACAACATCACAAACAACATCGGAAGTGTTAACAGCCTAGATACCACCTGTAACTGTCCTCAACGGAAGCTGCCGGCTCCAATGCCAAGGAACGTACCTTATCCAGCAACTGAAGACAACctcgaaaaaataaaacaatttctcATGGACTATTATAAATCTAGTACCTTCAATACATGTGATCACCAGCCATTGCCACTGATGGATGGACCACCAATGCGATTGATGGTGGATCCCGAAGCTGAACCTGTGGCTCATCACACTCCAGTTCCAGTACCAATCCACTGGAAAGAGGAAGTCAAAGCTGGTCTTGATCAAGACGTACGACTTGGCGTATTGGAACCTGTTCCAGTTGGAGAACCTGTCACATGGTGCCATAGAATGGTCGTTTGTGCCAAGAAAAATGGAAAACCACGTCGCACTGTTGATTTTCAACCCCTTAATGTGCATGCAACACGTGAAACACACCATACGCCTTCACCTTTCCACCAGGCTAGATCAGTACCGAATGGAAAGAGGAAAACAGTTTTTGACGCCTGGAACGGCTATCATAGTGTGCCAATTCCTGAAGAAGATCGCCATCTGACTACCTTCATTACACCCTGGGGCAGATATCGTTACAAGACGGCTCCGCAAGGGTACATAGCTTCAGGCGACGCCTATACAAGACGATATGATGAAATTGTTGCCGACATTTCAAACAAAACCAAATGTGTCGATGACGTCCTCCTATGGGCTGATTCAATTGAGGAAAGCTTTTTTTCAAGCTGTACAATGGCTCGATATTTGTGGTCGTCATGGCATCACTCTTAA
- the LOC139526390 gene encoding uncharacterized protein F54H12.2-like has protein sequence MAKINPETFHELQPSQLSLFNLPGHQTAVTRITYEHIRPAATFTKTSPIEFHISGGTEYLDLSKSTMHVRLRLKRGDGTIADSSDVNCGPVNYVLHALFNQIDVLIQNKIVTSSTGFYPYKAYMQTLLKYGKEAKESQLSSQLWIDDHQGTLDDADCNTGSNLGLYRRTAYIKNGKTVDLEGNIFHPLFSMNRYILNQVGVTVKFYRSRPEFYLMSVDEDADYYLEIEDMYLSIAKIHVHPGIVYGHDSILRTVNAKYPIVQNDVRTISLPAGQISFNFNNIFQNNRPNKVLIAFTGSQNIAGDYSLCPWTFKHCHLSEINLKVEGVPVSGNPVRVKFDSSSGESSIVAFRNLFEVAGKTLQDCGNGLNRDSFSEGYALYAFQLEPIFEGLDYLTLKRNERVNLECTFDSPLTEPTTIIIYSEFSGYFEITQTRDIIIQE, from the coding sequence atggctaaAATAAATCCTGAAACATTTCATGAGCTGCAACCAAGTCAGTTGTCTTTATTCAATCTACCAGGTCATCAAACTGCAGTCACAAGAATCACATATGAACATATTCGACCAGCTGCAACTTTTACAAAGACATCGCCAATAGAGTTTCACATATCTGGTGGAACAGAGTATCTAGACTTAAGTAAATCAACAATGCATGTACGTCTAAGACTTAAAAGAGGAGATGGAACCATAGCAGATAGCAGTGACGTTAATTGCGGGCCTGTGAACTATGTTTTGCATGCATTATTTAATCAAATagatgttttaattcaaaataaaattgtcacATCTTCAACAGGATTTTACCCTTACAAAGCTTATATGCAAACTTTATTGAAATATGGGAAAGAAGCTAAAGAATCGCAGCTCTCAAGTCAATTATGGATAGACGATCATCAAGGAACATTGGATGATGCAGATTGTAACACAGGATCAAATCTTGGGCTCTACAGAAGAACagcatacataaaaaatggtaaaaCTGTTGATCTTGAAGGAAACATTTTCCATCCCCTGTTTTCAATGAATCGTTACATATTAAATCAAGTAGGAGTTACTGTGAAATTCTACAGATCGAGACCAGAATTTTATCTAATGTCGGTTGATGAAGATGCTGATTATTACCTTGAGATTGAAGATATGTATCTATCAATAGCAAAGATCCACGTTCACCCCGGCATTGTATATGGCCACGATTCTATACTCAGGACAGTAAACGCTAAATATCCCATTGTGCAAAATGATGTTCGCACAATTTCACTTCCAGCTGGTCAAATAAGTTTTAACTTCAACAACATATTCCAGAATAATAGACCCAATAAGGTATTGATAGCCTTTACGGGGAGTCAAAACATAGCAGGTGACTACTCACTATGTCCGTGGACATTCAAACATTGCCACCTAAGTGAAATAAATCTTAAAGTTGAGGGAGTGCCAGTTTCCGGGAATCCTGTCAGAGTAAAATTTGACTCGTCAAGTGGAGAATCATCCATTGTTGCATTTCGCAATCTATTTGAGGTTGCTGGGAAAACTCTGCAAGACTGTGGTAATGGATTAAACAGAGACAGTTTTTCTGAAGGATATGCCTTGTATGCCTTTCAACTGGAACCAATTTTTGAAGGTTTAgattatttaacattgaaaaggAATGAACGTGTCAATTTGGAATGCACATTTGATTCTCCCCTCACTGAACCAACAACTATAATCATTTATAGTGAATTTAGTGGATATTTTGAAATAACTCAAACTCGAGACATCATAATTCAAGAATGA
- the LOC139526391 gene encoding uncharacterized protein, producing the protein MENDDLDEKLRNVYYNTANGGAYLSAEKIYQTLKTSRDGNVPSVYKIRKWMEKIDDYNLQKPVKRRIKRVKIIVSEPYEQYDADLMDVSNIQKYNNKTRFLLVVIDIFTRFLWIYPLKNKFGKTVADAFEKIFKHGKIPLKVSTDAGTEFKNKDLKRVFKKYDIYHHVYLNSDSSKASIAERVNLTFRRMMFRYFTKHRTYSYLNVLQNLVASYNATPHRSLNNTAPKDVNEKNKYDLWAYMYIKTPPKEKRIREKKETLKVQRKRGKQFHFKINDMVRLSHLKKPFQRAYQQQWTSEIFKIYRRFLIHGKIFYKVQDFLDKEVVGNFNYTELQRVKKEADALWFVEKVLKWRRRNGQREGYVKFQDWDKRFCQWIPERDIVDF; encoded by the coding sequence ATGGAAAATGATGATTTAGATGAAAAACTTAGGAATGTATATTACAATACAGCAAATGGGGGAGCATACCTAAGTGCTGAAAAAATTTATCAAACGTTGAAGACATCAAGAGATGGAAATGTACCAAGCGTATACAAGATCAGGAAATGGATGGAAAAAATAGACGACTACAATTTACAAAAACCTGTAAAACGTAgaattaaaagagtgaaaataattgtatcgGAACCGTATGAGCAATACGATGCTGACCTTATGGATGTATCCAACATACAGAAATATAACAATAAGACACGTTTCCTGTTGGTTGTTATCGATATTTTCACACGGTTTTTATGGATTTATCCATTAAAAAACAAGTTTGGGAAGACAGTAGCTGATGCATTTGAAAAAATCTTCAAACATGGTAAAATCCCTTTGAAGGTTTCCACAGATGCGGGAACTGAATTCAAAAACAAAGATTTGAAACGtgtgtttaaaaaatatgacatttaCCATCATGTCTATTTAAATTCCGACAGTAGTAAAGCGTCAATAGCAGAGAGGGTCAATTTGACATTTCGGAGGATGATGTTCCGATATTTTACAAAGCATAGAACTTATAGCTATCTCAATGTTCTACAAAATTTGGTAGCAAGTTATAATGCAACGCCACATAGAAGTTTAAATAATACAGCTCCAAAAGATGtgaatgagaaaaacaaatatgatttgtgggcatatatgtatattaaaactCCACCCAAAGAAAAACGAATCAGAGAAAAGAAAGAAACATTAAAAGTACAACGTAAAAGAGGGAAacagtttcattttaaaatcaatgacATGGTAAGACTGAGCCATTTGAAGAAACCGTTTCAAAGAGCTTATCAGCAACAGTggacctccgaaatatttaaaatatatagacGATTTCTAATACATGGGAAAATCTTTTATAAAGTACAAGATTTTTTGGACAAGGAAGTTGTAGGCAATTTCAATTATACAGAGTTGCAGCGTGTGAAAAAGGAGGCTGACGCATTGTGGTTTGTTGAGAAAGTGCTTAAATGGCGAAGGCGGAATGGTCAACGTGAGGGTTATGTAAAATTCCAGGATTGGGATAAACGTTTTTGTCAGTGGATTCCTGAGAGAGATATTGTTGACTTTTAA